The Vibrio astriarenae genome contains a region encoding:
- a CDS encoding META domain-containing protein: MKLSSKSLLAAITLPVLLTACQSNGESMELTATDFQHHNWELVQIDGQDINLDSKEVAPRLEIGENMTANGNAGCNNFFGQAELKNNQLRIDKMGMTMKMCPDAAMEVEQAMSKTLMEWSDVTLTKDQMILTNGIHTLTFNLRDWVN; the protein is encoded by the coding sequence ATGAAGCTTAGTTCAAAATCACTGCTTGCAGCTATCACACTACCTGTTCTGCTGACTGCTTGCCAGAGTAATGGAGAAAGTATGGAATTGACCGCTACGGATTTCCAACACCACAACTGGGAGTTGGTACAAATTGATGGCCAAGATATCAACCTTGATAGTAAGGAAGTTGCGCCTCGCTTGGAAATTGGCGAGAACATGACGGCGAATGGTAATGCTGGTTGTAATAACTTCTTTGGCCAAGCTGAGCTGAAGAACAACCAGCTGCGCATCGATAAAATGGGCATGACGATGAAAATGTGTCCAGATGCCGCGATGGAAGTCGAGCAAGCGATGTCAAAAACGCTGATGGAATGGAGTGATGTGACGTTAACGAAAGACCAAATGATTCTGACTAACGGCATTCATACATTAACGTTTAATCTTCGTGACTGGGTAAACTAA
- a CDS encoding class I SAM-dependent methyltransferase, producing the protein MQLQQLTTFISTVEQALQVAPDEVRRLFHGRGRSWEGLEQITCDWLQGQLVVSLFKEVDEDFLTALRETLITFTQSAIWNERQGRCILLQHRYESGAPAEVIFGELESRPVVVENGLKYQLHLGSNQNAGLFFDMRLGREWVQNNVKHANVLNLFAYTCGFSVAAIAGGADQVVNLDMAGSSLSKGRENHKLNGHNIQQVKFMAHDIFKSWGKIKKNGPYDMVIIDPPSFQKGSFALTKDYKKILRRLPDLLTPNGKVMACVNSPAVGSEFIVDSMQEEAPDIRFVERLENPPEFADIDTEASLKVMLFERNA; encoded by the coding sequence ATGCAGTTACAACAACTTACCACTTTTATTTCGACGGTAGAGCAAGCGTTACAAGTCGCTCCAGATGAGGTGCGTAGACTGTTTCATGGTCGCGGACGCAGCTGGGAAGGGTTGGAGCAGATCACCTGTGATTGGCTACAAGGTCAGCTTGTGGTTAGCCTATTTAAAGAAGTCGATGAAGACTTTTTAACGGCACTGCGCGAAACACTCATCACCTTTACCCAAAGCGCAATTTGGAATGAGCGACAAGGGCGCTGTATCTTGCTACAACACCGCTATGAATCGGGCGCGCCTGCAGAAGTTATTTTCGGCGAGCTTGAGTCTCGCCCTGTCGTGGTTGAAAACGGCCTAAAGTATCAATTACACCTTGGCTCAAACCAAAATGCAGGCCTGTTTTTCGATATGCGCCTGGGTCGTGAGTGGGTACAGAACAATGTCAAGCATGCTAACGTACTCAACTTGTTTGCGTATACCTGCGGCTTCTCTGTTGCCGCTATTGCAGGTGGGGCAGACCAAGTAGTGAATCTGGATATGGCAGGCTCTTCTTTGAGTAAAGGCCGAGAAAACCACAAACTCAATGGCCATAATATCCAGCAAGTGAAGTTCATGGCGCATGATATCTTTAAATCTTGGGGAAAAATTAAGAAAAACGGCCCTTACGATATGGTGATTATCGATCCACCTTCATTTCAGAAGGGCAGCTTTGCTTTGACCAAAGACTACAAAAAGATTCTACGTCGGTTGCCAGACCTATTAACCCCTAACGGTAAGGTGATGGCGTGTGTGAATTCACCGGCGGTAGGCAGTGAGTTCATCGTTGATTCAATGCAGGAAGAAGCGCCTGACATTCGGTTTGTCGAGCGTTTAGAGAACCCACCAGAGTTTGCAGATATCGATACCGAAGCAAGCCTTAAAGTGATGCTGTTTGAACGCAACGCTTAA
- a CDS encoding TIGR01621 family pseudouridine synthase, translated as MFDIVFDSPEFVVINKHPNVSVHKDDGDTMLVAEVAHQLGCDALFLVHRLDKMTSGILLLAKTSQVASELSAQFAERKVEKYYLAIADKKPKKKQGLVSGDMTRSRRSAWKLNPTTENPAVTQFFTQAALPGQRLFLCKPYTGKTHQIRVAIKSVGSAIVGDPIYNPSSQSDRGYLHAYCLGFEFRGENHRFVVNPSSDSLGELWQAPEVIQAISQWSEPWALTWPSLPKSITG; from the coding sequence ATGTTTGATATAGTTTTCGATTCTCCCGAGTTTGTGGTGATCAACAAGCACCCAAATGTTTCAGTACACAAAGATGATGGCGACACCATGCTGGTGGCAGAGGTTGCTCACCAACTAGGTTGTGACGCGCTTTTTCTTGTTCACCGCCTCGACAAGATGACATCGGGTATTCTTCTGCTTGCTAAGACAAGCCAAGTAGCCTCGGAGCTATCCGCTCAGTTTGCCGAACGAAAAGTAGAGAAGTACTACTTAGCCATCGCGGATAAAAAGCCCAAGAAGAAGCAGGGCTTGGTCTCTGGAGATATGACACGCTCTAGACGCTCTGCGTGGAAGCTTAATCCAACCACAGAAAACCCTGCGGTGACTCAGTTTTTCACACAGGCGGCTTTGCCCGGGCAGCGTTTGTTCTTGTGTAAGCCATATACAGGCAAAACTCATCAGATTCGCGTCGCGATAAAATCAGTCGGCTCGGCGATAGTGGGCGACCCTATCTATAATCCCTCGAGTCAATCAGATAGGGGTTATTTACACGCTTACTGTTTAGGGTTTGAGTTTCGAGGTGAGAATCATCGCTTTGTCGTTAACCCAAGTAGCGATAGCTTAGGTGAGCTTTGGCAAGCCCCAGAAGTTATTCAGGCGATCAGTCAGTGGAGCGAACCGTGGGCGCTAACGTGGCCATCACTACCAAAATCAATTACAGGTTAA
- the cls gene encoding cardiolipin synthase: protein MDAFYHYFTLTLIGIYWFLVAGVTLRVVLKRRSVSVSLAWLMIIYIIPVVGVISYFMFGELNLGRKRADRAREMFTPFGEWFSLLNECQAHTPERMDVHISPIDELCNRRIGIPTLCGNSLDLRTNPEEILESIIEDINHAQSSIKMVFYIWHPGGVADAVASALIQARKRGVEVKLLLDSAGSPRFFRSSWYTMMLDAGIEVRQALSVKPWRMFLRRLDLRQHRKIIVIDDDVAYTGSMNLVDPKYFKQDSGVGQWIDIMIRVTGPTVNVLSAIHSWDWEVETGKRELPRIPECPLIEAERPLPIQVVPSGPGMPDHLISQVLTVAIHQSKHTVRITTPYFVPSADLTETLKTTAQRGINVELIIPHKNDSLMVQWASRAFYTELLEAGVKIYEFDGGLLHTKSVVIDDLFCLVGTVNMDMRSLWLNFEVSLAVEDQEFTHQMDHLQKQYIKQSYPIDLVEWQERPIRNRVLERFYYLFNPLL from the coding sequence ATGGACGCTTTTTATCACTATTTCACCCTCACTCTTATCGGAATCTATTGGTTTTTAGTTGCCGGTGTGACTCTCCGAGTGGTTTTAAAAAGGCGTTCCGTCAGTGTTTCGCTCGCTTGGCTGATGATTATTTATATCATCCCGGTTGTTGGGGTGATCTCTTACTTTATGTTCGGTGAACTTAACCTCGGAAGAAAGCGGGCTGACCGTGCTCGCGAAATGTTTACTCCCTTTGGTGAGTGGTTTAGCTTGCTCAACGAGTGTCAGGCGCACACTCCAGAGCGCATGGACGTTCACATCTCTCCAATCGATGAACTATGTAACCGCCGTATTGGTATTCCGACCCTTTGTGGCAACAGCCTAGACCTGCGCACCAATCCAGAAGAGATCCTCGAGTCCATCATTGAAGACATTAATCACGCTCAAAGCTCAATCAAGATGGTGTTCTATATTTGGCACCCCGGTGGCGTAGCTGATGCAGTGGCAAGTGCGCTCATTCAAGCGCGTAAGCGTGGTGTTGAAGTTAAGCTGCTCTTAGACTCTGCGGGCAGTCCTCGCTTCTTTCGAAGTTCGTGGTATACCATGATGCTCGATGCTGGTATTGAGGTTCGCCAAGCACTTTCTGTTAAGCCCTGGCGTATGTTTTTACGTAGGTTAGATCTTAGGCAGCATCGAAAAATCATTGTCATTGATGATGACGTGGCTTACACCGGCTCAATGAACTTGGTTGACCCAAAATATTTCAAGCAAGATTCTGGGGTTGGGCAATGGATAGACATCATGATTCGCGTCACCGGCCCTACGGTCAATGTATTGTCCGCGATTCACAGCTGGGACTGGGAAGTGGAAACCGGTAAGCGCGAATTACCGCGTATTCCAGAATGCCCTTTGATTGAGGCAGAACGTCCGTTGCCGATTCAAGTGGTACCGTCAGGCCCAGGTATGCCTGATCACCTCATTTCTCAGGTTTTAACGGTCGCAATTCATCAGTCTAAACACACAGTGAGAATTACCACTCCTTACTTTGTGCCGAGTGCCGATCTCACTGAGACATTAAAAACAACGGCTCAGCGAGGCATTAATGTTGAGCTTATCATTCCGCACAAAAATGACTCCTTGATGGTGCAATGGGCATCACGTGCTTTTTACACAGAACTGCTTGAAGCAGGCGTCAAAATCTATGAGTTTGATGGTGGCTTACTGCATACCAAATCGGTTGTGATTGATGACCTCTTCTGTCTTGTTGGCACAGTAAACATGGATATGCGCAGCCTATGGCTCAACTTTGAGGTTTCTCTTGCCGTAGAAGACCAAGAGTTTACGCATCAAATGGACCATCTACAGAAACAGTACATCAAGCAATCTTACCCCATTGACCTTGTGGAATGGCAAGAGAGACCCATTCGGAACCGGGTACTTGAACGTTTTTACTACCTCTTCAATCCACTTCTTTAA
- a CDS encoding cystathionine beta-lyase, whose protein sequence is MSEGKKTTLITAGRDKKWTHGVVNPPVQRASTIVFDTVAEKQQATINRANKTLFYGRRGTETHFAFQDAMVKVEGGAGCALYPCGTAAISNAILSFVETGDHVLMVDTCYEPTRDFCNTILKKMGIETTYYPPEIGAGIRDYIKPNTKILFTESPGSITMEVQDVPTLARLAHEQDIIVMLDNTWAAGVNFSPFEHGVDISIQAATKYIVGHSDVMLGTAVASEKYWDQLREQSYLMGQCVSPDDAYLGLRGLRTMDVRLKQHAENSLKVAQWLAQRPEVDHVRHPALESCPGHEFFERDFTGGNGLFSFVLKTTNPKATTALLDGMDHFSMGYSWGGFESLILANEPKSFNSLRTVANPNFEGTLIRLHIGLEDIEDLIADLERGLARYNAVILENAVTA, encoded by the coding sequence ATGTCTGAAGGTAAAAAGACAACACTAATCACAGCCGGGCGAGATAAAAAATGGACGCACGGCGTGGTTAACCCACCAGTACAACGCGCTTCCACCATCGTTTTTGATACTGTTGCGGAGAAACAACAAGCAACCATCAATCGTGCGAATAAGACCCTGTTTTACGGACGCCGTGGCACCGAAACCCACTTTGCGTTCCAAGATGCGATGGTCAAAGTTGAAGGCGGCGCGGGTTGTGCACTCTACCCTTGTGGAACAGCGGCAATCTCTAACGCCATTCTCTCTTTTGTTGAGACGGGCGACCATGTATTGATGGTCGATACCTGCTACGAACCAACGCGCGATTTCTGTAATACCATCCTCAAGAAAATGGGCATCGAGACCACCTACTACCCGCCAGAAATCGGGGCCGGTATTCGTGATTACATCAAGCCAAACACCAAGATTCTATTTACAGAGTCACCAGGCTCTATCACGATGGAAGTACAAGATGTACCAACGCTTGCACGCCTTGCACATGAGCAAGACATCATTGTCATGCTAGATAATACTTGGGCTGCTGGTGTGAACTTCTCTCCATTTGAGCATGGCGTGGATATTTCGATCCAAGCTGCAACCAAATACATTGTTGGTCACTCAGATGTGATGCTAGGCACTGCCGTTGCTTCTGAAAAATACTGGGACCAACTGCGCGAGCAAAGCTATTTAATGGGACAGTGTGTTTCTCCTGATGATGCCTATCTTGGCCTACGTGGCTTGCGCACGATGGATGTTCGTCTCAAACAACATGCTGAAAACAGTCTTAAAGTGGCACAGTGGTTAGCACAGCGCCCAGAGGTCGATCATGTTCGCCACCCTGCGCTTGAATCCTGTCCCGGTCATGAGTTCTTTGAACGCGACTTTACAGGTGGCAATGGCCTGTTCTCATTCGTGCTAAAAACAACCAATCCGAAAGCGACAACGGCGCTTCTCGATGGCATGGATCACTTCAGCATGGGGTACTCGTGGGGCGGCTTTGAAAGTTTGATTCTTGCTAACGAGCCAAAGAGTTTCAACAGCTTACGCACGGTAGCGAATCCTAATTTTGAAGGTACCTTAATTCGTCTGCACATTGGCTTGGAAGATATCGAAGATTTAATTGCGGACCTTGAACGTGGACTTGCTCGCTACAATGCGGTCATTCTGGAAAACGCTGTAACGGCATAA
- a CDS encoding DUF4136 domain-containing protein produces the protein MLNSLKKSLVLASVIAVVSGCASSVATDYDSNANFSGYKTYQFEDRGDAPLSLDGSRIQQAVDSELAMKGLSQSEQDSDLVVRFDILEASELRADGPTFSFGVGSGSRRSGVGYGIGASTPTRVTEIKYGKIAVDLVDSETNEVVWRSISQRQLRETMKPSDRQEFIVKQVSEMFKEYPVVIN, from the coding sequence ATGCTAAATTCGCTCAAAAAATCTTTAGTCTTGGCGTCAGTCATTGCCGTTGTCTCAGGATGCGCTTCTAGCGTGGCGACTGACTATGACTCAAACGCCAATTTCTCTGGCTATAAAACATATCAGTTTGAAGATAGAGGGGACGCGCCACTCAGTCTGGATGGTAGCCGTATTCAGCAAGCGGTCGACAGCGAGTTGGCAATGAAGGGACTTTCACAATCAGAGCAAGACAGTGACCTAGTGGTTCGTTTTGATATCTTGGAGGCGAGTGAACTCCGGGCCGATGGCCCAACGTTTAGTTTCGGCGTTGGTTCTGGCAGTCGACGCAGTGGCGTGGGTTACGGTATTGGGGCAAGTACACCAACACGAGTGACGGAGATTAAGTACGGAAAAATTGCCGTTGATCTTGTAGACAGTGAAACCAACGAGGTTGTGTGGCGTTCTATTTCGCAGCGACAGCTACGCGAAACAATGAAGCCGTCTGACCGTCAAGAGTTCATCGTAAAACAAGTTAGCGAGATGTTTAAAGAGTACCCTGTGGTAATCAACTAG